One window of the Diospyros lotus cultivar Yz01 chromosome 12, ASM1463336v1, whole genome shotgun sequence genome contains the following:
- the LOC127786680 gene encoding protein LATE ELONGATED HYPOCOTYL isoform X2 — MGELGNELKLEKEALVKGVPIRQTFDIEIPPPRPKKKPSNPYPRKTGGGSLTPHVGAAKDGKKLSPSSLSAGKQILDLERLPLSQKCGGDVNPVNAKENQDDGNYSEILSLSQEAQDSVPTPGTFREFVPMMVSTQDETKESYDTVEPNGAHNASNFKSSNFSHQKFFQGMKTDEMSNPENVGPLLSSDLQATQSYPRHVPVHVLNGNLGMSTHNVSPDLAYQESKFHQIGETHGLPNLCNPSASAITEHQISASRSSVYQSFPPFHPLFGHICNNEDEYRSYLHLSSSFSSLIVTTLLQNPAVHAAASFAASFWPCTNMEASADSPVGTLGGFPSKPMNAAPSTAAIAAATVAAATAWWAAHGMLPMCSAFQPAFSCTPSATTIPVDASVAAGNNDKRERAPHDLSLQNQQLDPEYSEALDEQHSALKLPSMSSSEYEESEGAKPNATVAVADHEESATVTGLHDSNKMNSRKQVDRSSCGSNTPSSSEVETDALEKSGKDNEESKEPDVSHTTGDCNNRRSRSISCTDSWKEVSEEGRLAFMALFSRERLPQSFSPPHDLKNKEYQKKNGEKDKQKTDEKAEDASLLDLNSKAAVTTCSHEAVENKVVLRGEECMLRMEIGLGKLKARRTGFKPYKRCSVEAKEGKMAIVSNQGEEKASKRIRLEGEASS; from the exons ATGGGCGAGCTTGGCAACGAATTGAAG TTGGAGAAGGAAGCTCTTGTTAAAGGAGTTCCAATTCGACAAACTTTTGACATAGAGATTCCTCCTCCACGCCCAAAAAAGAAACCAAGCAATCCTTATCCTCGAAAGACTGGTGGAGGATCACTCACACCACACGTGGGAGCTGCAAAGGATGGAAAAAAATTGTCGCCATCTTCTCTCTCTGCTGGTAAACAAATACTGGACTTGGAGAGACTACCACTTTCTCAG AAATGTGGCGGAGATGTAAATCCagtaaatgcaaaagaaaaccAGGATGATGGAAACTACTCTGAAATTTTATCCCTTTCTCAAGAAGCTCAAGATTCTGTGCCAACACCAGGCACTTTTAGGGAGTTTGTGCCAATGATGGTGAGTACccaggatgaaacaaaagaatctTATGATACTGTTGAACCTAATGGAGCACATAATGCGTCAAACTTCAAAAGTTCTAACTTTtcacatcagaagttttttcaAGGCATGAAAACAGATGAAATGAGCAACCCTGAAAACGTTGGGCCATTGCTATCGAGTGATCTACAAGCAACACAAAGCTATCCCAGACATGTTCCTGTGCATGTTCTAAATGGAAACCTAGGAATGAGCACCCACAATGTTTCTCCAGATTTGGCATACCAAGAATCCAAATTTCACCAAATTGGAGAAACTCATGGACTACCTAACCTATGTAATCCATCTGCATCTGCAATCACAGAACATCAGATTAGTGCATCAAGATCTTCTGTATATCAATCATTTCCTCCTTTCCATCCTCTTTTTGGCCATATCTGCAACAATGAAGATGAGTACCGATCTTACCTTCATCTTTCCTCCTCCTTTTCAAGTCTTATTGTAACAACCCTGCTACAGAATCCAGCAGTCCATGCTGCAGCAAGCTTTGCAGCTTCATTCTGGCCTTGCACAAATATGGAAGCTTCTGCAGATTCTCCTGTGGGCACCTTGGGAGGTTTTCCATCAAAGCCAATGAATGCAGCTCCTAGTACAGCAGCTATTGCTGCTGCTACAGTTGCGGCTGCAACTGCATGGTGGGCAGCTCACGGAATGCTGCCCATGTGCAGTGCTTTTCAGCCTGCCTTTTCTTGTACTCCATCTGCAACTACAATTCCAGTAGATGCTAGTGTTGCAGCAGGCAACAatgacaagagagagagagctcctCATGATCTTTCCTTGCAAAATCAACAGCTGGACCCAGAATATTCTGAAGCTCTTGACGAACAGCATTCTGCTTTGAAATTGCCAAGTATGTCATCAtcagaatacgaggaaagtgaAGGCGCAAAACCAAATGCTACAGTAGCTGTTGCTGATCATGAGGAATCTGCTACAGTAACTGGGCTCCATGATTCAAACAAGATGAACAGCAGAAAGCAGGTGGATCGTTCTTCTTGTGGTTCCAACACGCCTTCAAGCAGTGAAGTAGAGACAGATGCTTTAGAGAAGTCTGGCAAAGACAATGAAGAGTCAAAAGAACCTGATGTAAGCCATACAACTGGTGACTGTAACAATCGTCGCAGTAGAAGCATCAGCTGTACAGATTCATGGAAAGAGGTCTCTGAAGAg GGCCGGTTAGCTTTTATGGCACTCTTCTCTAGAGAGAGATTGCCACAAAGCTTTTCACCGCCTCATGATCTGAAGAACAAGGAGTATCAGAAGAAGAATGGTGAAAAGGACAAGCAGAAGACGGATGAGAAGGCGGAAGATGCATCACTGCTGGACCTTAACAGCAAGGCAGCAGTTACTACTTGTAGCCATGAGGCAGTGGAGAATAAGGTCGTCTTGAGAGGTGAAGAGTGCATGCTGAGAATGGAGATTGGGCTGGGAAAGCTCAAGGCGCGGCGAACAGGGTTCAAACCATATAAAAGGTGTTCGGTGGAGGCCAAGGAGGGCAAGATGGCAATTGTGAGCAACCAAGGTGAAGAGAAAGCCTCCAAGAGAATACGGCTAGAAGGGGAAGCTTCCAGTTGA
- the LOC127786680 gene encoding protein LATE ELONGATED HYPOCOTYL isoform X1 codes for MDTCSSGEDLVIKTRKPYTITKQRERWTEEEHNRFLEAIKLYGRAWQRIEEHIGTKTAVQIRSHAQKFFTKLEKEALVKGVPIRQTFDIEIPPPRPKKKPSNPYPRKTGGGSLTPHVGAAKDGKKLSPSSLSAGKQILDLERLPLSQKCGGDVNPVNAKENQDDGNYSEILSLSQEAQDSVPTPGTFREFVPMMVSTQDETKESYDTVEPNGAHNASNFKSSNFSHQKFFQGMKTDEMSNPENVGPLLSSDLQATQSYPRHVPVHVLNGNLGMSTHNVSPDLAYQESKFHQIGETHGLPNLCNPSASAITEHQISASRSSVYQSFPPFHPLFGHICNNEDEYRSYLHLSSSFSSLIVTTLLQNPAVHAAASFAASFWPCTNMEASADSPVGTLGGFPSKPMNAAPSTAAIAAATVAAATAWWAAHGMLPMCSAFQPAFSCTPSATTIPVDASVAAGNNDKRERAPHDLSLQNQQLDPEYSEALDEQHSALKLPSMSSSEYEESEGAKPNATVAVADHEESATVTGLHDSNKMNSRKQVDRSSCGSNTPSSSEVETDALEKSGKDNEESKEPDVSHTTGDCNNRRSRSISCTDSWKEVSEEGRLAFMALFSRERLPQSFSPPHDLKNKEYQKKNGEKDKQKTDEKAEDASLLDLNSKAAVTTCSHEAVENKVVLRGEECMLRMEIGLGKLKARRTGFKPYKRCSVEAKEGKMAIVSNQGEEKASKRIRLEGEASS; via the exons ATGGACACCTGCTCCTCTGGAGAGGACTTGGTTATCAAG ACACGGAAACCCTATACAATCACCAAGCAACGTGAACGATGGACAGAGGAGGAGCATAACAGGTTTCTAGAAGCCATAAAGCTCTATGGGCGAGCTTGGCAACGAATTGAAG AACATATAGGGACCAAGACTGCTGTGCAGATCAGAAGTCATGCACAGAAATTCTTTACAAAG TTGGAGAAGGAAGCTCTTGTTAAAGGAGTTCCAATTCGACAAACTTTTGACATAGAGATTCCTCCTCCACGCCCAAAAAAGAAACCAAGCAATCCTTATCCTCGAAAGACTGGTGGAGGATCACTCACACCACACGTGGGAGCTGCAAAGGATGGAAAAAAATTGTCGCCATCTTCTCTCTCTGCTGGTAAACAAATACTGGACTTGGAGAGACTACCACTTTCTCAG AAATGTGGCGGAGATGTAAATCCagtaaatgcaaaagaaaaccAGGATGATGGAAACTACTCTGAAATTTTATCCCTTTCTCAAGAAGCTCAAGATTCTGTGCCAACACCAGGCACTTTTAGGGAGTTTGTGCCAATGATGGTGAGTACccaggatgaaacaaaagaatctTATGATACTGTTGAACCTAATGGAGCACATAATGCGTCAAACTTCAAAAGTTCTAACTTTtcacatcagaagttttttcaAGGCATGAAAACAGATGAAATGAGCAACCCTGAAAACGTTGGGCCATTGCTATCGAGTGATCTACAAGCAACACAAAGCTATCCCAGACATGTTCCTGTGCATGTTCTAAATGGAAACCTAGGAATGAGCACCCACAATGTTTCTCCAGATTTGGCATACCAAGAATCCAAATTTCACCAAATTGGAGAAACTCATGGACTACCTAACCTATGTAATCCATCTGCATCTGCAATCACAGAACATCAGATTAGTGCATCAAGATCTTCTGTATATCAATCATTTCCTCCTTTCCATCCTCTTTTTGGCCATATCTGCAACAATGAAGATGAGTACCGATCTTACCTTCATCTTTCCTCCTCCTTTTCAAGTCTTATTGTAACAACCCTGCTACAGAATCCAGCAGTCCATGCTGCAGCAAGCTTTGCAGCTTCATTCTGGCCTTGCACAAATATGGAAGCTTCTGCAGATTCTCCTGTGGGCACCTTGGGAGGTTTTCCATCAAAGCCAATGAATGCAGCTCCTAGTACAGCAGCTATTGCTGCTGCTACAGTTGCGGCTGCAACTGCATGGTGGGCAGCTCACGGAATGCTGCCCATGTGCAGTGCTTTTCAGCCTGCCTTTTCTTGTACTCCATCTGCAACTACAATTCCAGTAGATGCTAGTGTTGCAGCAGGCAACAatgacaagagagagagagctcctCATGATCTTTCCTTGCAAAATCAACAGCTGGACCCAGAATATTCTGAAGCTCTTGACGAACAGCATTCTGCTTTGAAATTGCCAAGTATGTCATCAtcagaatacgaggaaagtgaAGGCGCAAAACCAAATGCTACAGTAGCTGTTGCTGATCATGAGGAATCTGCTACAGTAACTGGGCTCCATGATTCAAACAAGATGAACAGCAGAAAGCAGGTGGATCGTTCTTCTTGTGGTTCCAACACGCCTTCAAGCAGTGAAGTAGAGACAGATGCTTTAGAGAAGTCTGGCAAAGACAATGAAGAGTCAAAAGAACCTGATGTAAGCCATACAACTGGTGACTGTAACAATCGTCGCAGTAGAAGCATCAGCTGTACAGATTCATGGAAAGAGGTCTCTGAAGAg GGCCGGTTAGCTTTTATGGCACTCTTCTCTAGAGAGAGATTGCCACAAAGCTTTTCACCGCCTCATGATCTGAAGAACAAGGAGTATCAGAAGAAGAATGGTGAAAAGGACAAGCAGAAGACGGATGAGAAGGCGGAAGATGCATCACTGCTGGACCTTAACAGCAAGGCAGCAGTTACTACTTGTAGCCATGAGGCAGTGGAGAATAAGGTCGTCTTGAGAGGTGAAGAGTGCATGCTGAGAATGGAGATTGGGCTGGGAAAGCTCAAGGCGCGGCGAACAGGGTTCAAACCATATAAAAGGTGTTCGGTGGAGGCCAAGGAGGGCAAGATGGCAATTGTGAGCAACCAAGGTGAAGAGAAAGCCTCCAAGAGAATACGGCTAGAAGGGGAAGCTTCCAGTTGA